A genomic stretch from Streptomyces venezuelae ATCC 10712 includes:
- a CDS encoding ferritin-like fold-containing protein — protein sequence METPDNATPTGIAAKDWATASAEPQYRAAVIDLLGALAYGELAAFERLAEDAKLAPTLADKAELAKMASAEFHHFEQLRDRLTAVDAEPTAAMEPFAKALDDFHRQTAPSDWLEGLVKAYVGDSIASDFYREVAARLDSDTRGLVLSVLDDTGHGNFAVEKVRAAIDADPRVGGRLALWARRLMGEALSQAQRVVAERDALSTMLVGGVADGFDLAEVGRMFSRITEAHTKRMAALGLAA from the coding sequence ATGGAGACGCCTGACAACGCCACACCCACCGGGATCGCCGCCAAGGACTGGGCGACGGCTTCCGCCGAGCCGCAGTACCGCGCCGCCGTGATCGACCTCCTCGGCGCCCTCGCCTACGGAGAGCTCGCGGCCTTCGAGCGGCTCGCCGAGGACGCCAAGCTGGCGCCGACCCTCGCGGACAAGGCGGAGCTGGCGAAGATGGCCTCGGCCGAGTTCCACCACTTCGAGCAGCTGCGCGACCGGCTCACCGCCGTGGACGCCGAGCCGACCGCGGCCATGGAGCCCTTCGCGAAGGCGCTCGACGACTTCCACCGCCAGACCGCGCCGTCGGACTGGCTGGAGGGCCTGGTCAAGGCGTACGTCGGCGACTCGATCGCCAGCGACTTCTACCGGGAGGTCGCGGCCCGCCTCGACTCCGACACGCGCGGACTCGTCCTCTCCGTGCTCGACGACACCGGCCACGGCAACTTCGCCGTGGAGAAGGTCCGCGCGGCGATCGACGCCGACCCGCGGGTCGGCGGCCGGCTCGCGCTCTGGGCGCGTCGTCTGATGGGTGAGGCGCTCTCGCAGGCCCAGCGCGTGGTCGCCGAGCGCGACGCGCTCTCGACCATGCTGGTCGGCGGCGTCGCGGACGGCTTCGACCTCGCGGAGGTGGGCCGGATGTTCTCCCGGATCACCGAGGCGCACACCAAGCGGATGGCCGCGCTGGGCCTGGCCGCCTGA
- a CDS encoding DUF3107 domain-containing protein, translating into MEVKIGVQHAPREIVLESGQSAEEVERAVADALAGKAQLLSLSDEKGRKVLIPAEKIAYVELGEPAVRRVGFGAL; encoded by the coding sequence GTGGAGGTCAAGATCGGCGTGCAGCACGCACCCCGGGAGATCGTTCTGGAGAGCGGGCAGTCCGCCGAGGAGGTGGAGCGCGCCGTGGCCGACGCGCTGGCCGGCAAGGCGCAGCTGCTCAGCCTCTCGGACGAGAAGGGCCGCAAGGTTCTGATCCCGGCCGAGAAGATCGCGTACGTGGAGCTCGGCGAGCCCGCCGTTCGCCGCGTGGGTTTCGGCGCGCTCTGA